One genomic window of Desmospora activa DSM 45169 includes the following:
- a CDS encoding TetR/AcrR family transcriptional regulator — protein sequence MRVGKGSSYPILLETTEALIREKGCQQTTLKEIMESSGLSKGAIYHYVKSKDELFGLVLKERLAKVNQRFQEAVNTDSPDLETPLAAIVQGMTHVDNPEDVTNRIFIYLLGKNEDPTVEALLKEGYRIAEENAVDWIEAGQENGVISKEIDAKKTAHLFIVLSYGLRVRAMVEPDNPAFRLEDLHAYMHNILRGGGMG from the coding sequence GTGCGAGTTGGAAAGGGATCGAGCTATCCGATTTTGCTGGAAACGACGGAAGCGTTAATCCGAGAGAAAGGATGCCAGCAGACAACACTAAAGGAGATTATGGAAAGCTCAGGTTTGTCCAAAGGAGCCATCTACCATTATGTAAAAAGCAAAGATGAGCTATTTGGATTGGTGTTAAAAGAGCGACTGGCAAAAGTAAATCAACGATTTCAGGAGGCGGTTAACACCGACAGTCCGGATTTAGAAACACCGCTGGCAGCGATTGTACAGGGGATGACCCATGTGGATAACCCTGAGGATGTAACCAATCGCATCTTTATCTATTTGTTGGGAAAAAATGAAGATCCTACGGTGGAAGCACTATTAAAAGAGGGTTACCGCATCGCAGAGGAAAATGCGGTGGATTGGATTGAGGCGGGGCAGGAGAATGGGGTGATTTCAAAAGAGATCGATGCCAAAAAGACGGCTCACCTCTTTATCGTTCTCTCCTATGGGTTGCGAGTGCGAGCGATGGTGGAGCCGGATAACCCGGCGTTTCGTCTGGAGGATTTGCACGCTTATATGCACAATATTCTGCGCGGTGGAGGGATGGGCTAA
- a CDS encoding HAD family hydrolase — MGRGGPKTDTRDDRPLAKQLLTEYRTQFFRHCIAMPHSRSLLHHLRAQGIHTFLITNGETPFQQKNAASIGVLPLLDVVLVSEQEGRKKPDPALFLKAAYRLQVPPETCLFFGDHPHNDIHGAAAVGMKTAWLQNHADWPNDLPPPDWTLQRLGDLFTIMRGYSSVSALHNP, encoded by the coding sequence ATGGGAAGGGGAGGACCGAAAACCGATACCAGGGATGATCGCCCCTTAGCAAAACAGTTGTTGACGGAATACCGCACACAGTTCTTTCGTCACTGCATCGCAATGCCACACAGCCGCTCCCTCTTACACCATCTTCGGGCACAAGGAATCCACACCTTTCTTATCACCAACGGCGAGACCCCGTTCCAACAAAAAAACGCCGCATCCATCGGCGTTCTCCCCTTATTAGATGTCGTGTTGGTATCCGAGCAAGAAGGACGAAAGAAACCGGACCCCGCCTTATTTTTAAAAGCAGCTTATCGCCTACAAGTTCCACCGGAAACTTGCCTCTTTTTCGGCGACCATCCTCATAACGATATCCACGGTGCTGCCGCTGTTGGAATGAAAACGGCCTGGTTACAAAATCACGCCGATTGGCCCAACGATCTTCCGCCCCCGGATTGGACGTTACAGCGATTGGGTGATCTGTTTACCATTATGAGGGGATATTCCTCTGTTTCAGCACTCCACAATCCTTGA
- the codA gene encoding cytosine deaminase, whose translation MLIKRAKLRGSADLWDIVVTDGIITRIGKDFNPLEQPVIDAEGQLLLPPFVEPHVHLDTALTAGEPRWNESGTLFEGIERWAERKERLTIEDVKTRAKQALKWQIAQGIQSIRTHVDITDPQLTALQAMLEVKSEMKPWVDVQIVAFPQEGVLSFPQGAELLEEAIRMGADAVGATPHFEFTREYGVESVKMALALAAKYDRLVDIHCDEIDDEQSRFVETVAAEAYRLDMGNRVTASHTTAMHSYNDAYTSKLFRLLKLADINIVANPLVNIHLQGRFDHYPKRRGITRVKELTEAGINVCFGHDDLIDPWYPLGTGNMLQVLHLGIHVTQLMGYEQIINAIDLITTNSANTLNIADRYGIEEGKPANFIILAAEDEYDAIRRQAPVLYSVRNGKVIARTQPATTLIELENTERITFQKRPH comes from the coding sequence ATGCTGATTAAACGGGCCAAATTAAGGGGCAGTGCCGATCTGTGGGACATCGTCGTCACAGACGGAATCATCACCCGAATCGGGAAAGACTTTAACCCTTTAGAGCAGCCGGTGATCGATGCTGAAGGACAGCTGCTGTTACCCCCTTTTGTGGAACCTCATGTCCACCTGGATACCGCCTTAACTGCCGGTGAACCCCGTTGGAATGAAAGCGGAACGTTGTTTGAAGGGATTGAACGCTGGGCGGAACGAAAAGAGCGGCTGACGATCGAAGATGTGAAAACACGAGCCAAACAAGCATTAAAATGGCAGATCGCACAGGGGATCCAATCTATCCGCACCCACGTCGATATCACCGATCCCCAGCTGACGGCGCTACAAGCGATGCTGGAAGTCAAAAGTGAGATGAAACCCTGGGTCGATGTGCAGATTGTCGCTTTTCCCCAGGAGGGAGTCCTATCCTTCCCTCAAGGGGCTGAGCTATTGGAAGAAGCGATCCGGATGGGGGCGGATGCTGTCGGAGCGACTCCCCATTTTGAATTTACACGGGAGTACGGCGTCGAATCCGTCAAGATGGCACTCGCCCTGGCTGCCAAATATGACCGTTTAGTCGATATCCACTGCGATGAAATCGATGATGAACAATCCCGTTTTGTGGAAACGGTGGCCGCTGAAGCGTATCGTCTCGATATGGGCAACAGAGTGACCGCCAGCCATACTACCGCGATGCACTCTTACAACGACGCCTATACCTCTAAGCTGTTTCGGCTGTTAAAACTGGCGGACATCAACATTGTGGCCAACCCCTTGGTCAATATCCATCTACAGGGACGGTTTGATCACTACCCCAAACGACGCGGCATCACCCGGGTAAAAGAGTTGACGGAAGCGGGGATCAATGTTTGTTTCGGCCATGATGATTTAATCGATCCCTGGTATCCCTTGGGTACCGGAAACATGCTTCAAGTCTTACATCTGGGTATCCATGTTACACAGCTGATGGGTTATGAACAGATCATCAACGCCATCGATTTAATCACAACCAACAGCGCCAACACGTTAAATATCGCCGACCGGTACGGCATCGAAGAAGGAAAACCGGCCAACTTTATCATCCTGGCGGCAGAAGACGAATACGACGCGATCCGCCGGCAAGCGCCGGTACTATACTCGGTGCGAAACGGAAAAGTAATCGCCCGAACACAACCGGCAACAACACTCATCGAACTGGAGAATACAGAACGGATCACCTTTCAAAAAAGGCCCCACTAA
- a CDS encoding methionine ABC transporter ATP-binding protein — MIRLTEISKTFQTKKGAVKALNQVSLHVKKGEIFGVVGYSGAGKSTLIRCVNLLERPTEGTVVVGDEELTALSPQRLREARKRIGMIFQGFHLLKTATVRDNIAIPLRLAGHSKQEVERRVDTYLDIVGLTERKDAYPAQLSGGQKQRVAIARALSHEPEVLLSDEATSALDPDTTESILQLLLKINEELGITILLITHEMAVIQKVCDRMAVMEDGEIVEQGDVLTIFTEAQHPTTKKFINSLFPQDLPPALMAELKDSGPIVTLSFVGAQSGDPALATVAKRFDVYPNILSGNITQLKQQPYGRLMVHLKGKPEETQRAIRFLEEQQIRVKGVEYHDRRDQRIS; from the coding sequence GTGAGATCTTTGGAGTGGTCGGCTACAGTGGCGCAGGCAAGAGCACCCTGATCCGTTGTGTCAACCTGTTGGAACGGCCGACAGAAGGTACGGTAGTAGTTGGCGACGAGGAGTTGACCGCCCTCTCCCCCCAGCGATTGCGGGAGGCGCGTAAACGGATCGGGATGATCTTTCAAGGCTTTCATTTGCTAAAAACGGCGACGGTTCGAGACAACATCGCCATCCCGCTTCGTTTGGCCGGACACTCCAAGCAAGAAGTGGAACGGCGAGTAGACACTTATCTGGATATTGTAGGCTTAACTGAACGGAAAGACGCATATCCGGCGCAACTGTCGGGCGGTCAAAAACAGCGGGTGGCCATCGCCCGCGCCCTCTCCCATGAACCAGAGGTATTGTTGAGTGACGAAGCCACTAGTGCCTTGGACCCCGATACGACAGAATCGATTCTGCAATTGTTGCTGAAGATCAACGAGGAATTGGGCATCACCATCCTGTTGATCACCCATGAGATGGCCGTCATCCAAAAAGTATGCGATCGCATGGCGGTAATGGAAGATGGAGAGATCGTGGAACAGGGGGATGTGCTAACCATTTTTACCGAGGCACAACATCCCACCACCAAAAAATTTATCAACAGCCTCTTCCCACAGGACCTCCCTCCCGCACTTATGGCGGAATTGAAGGATAGCGGCCCGATCGTCACCCTCTCCTTTGTAGGGGCTCAATCCGGCGATCCCGCCCTGGCTACAGTGGCAAAGCGGTTTGATGTTTATCCCAATATCTTGTCGGGCAATATCACCCAACTAAAACAGCAGCCCTACGGCCGCTTGATGGTTCATTTAAAAGGAAAACCGGAAGAGACCCAACGGGCGATTCGTTTCCTCGAAGAGCAACAGATTCGCGTGAAAGGAGTGGAGTACCATGATCGCCGCGATCAACGAATTTCTTGA
- a CDS encoding VOC family protein: protein MNNKITRITPNLWFDTQAEQAAEFYVSVFTNSKIERTTHYGKEGSEIHGMPEGSVMTVDFRLDGQDFVALNGGPHFTFNEAISFIVYCANQEEVDYYWGKLSDGGDEKAQVCGWLKDKFGVSWQIVPTVLNEMISDPDPEKSQRVMKALLQTEKKINIETLKHAYEGK, encoded by the coding sequence GTGAACAACAAAATCACAAGAATCACCCCAAATTTGTGGTTTGACACACAAGCTGAACAGGCGGCAGAGTTTTACGTCTCCGTTTTTACCAATTCCAAGATTGAAAGGACCACACATTACGGAAAAGAAGGGAGTGAAATTCACGGAATGCCAGAGGGTTCCGTCATGACTGTGGATTTCCGGCTCGATGGGCAGGATTTCGTCGCCTTAAACGGCGGTCCGCATTTTACATTCAATGAAGCCATCTCATTTATCGTTTATTGCGCTAATCAAGAAGAAGTGGATTATTATTGGGGAAAATTGTCTGACGGAGGTGACGAAAAAGCACAAGTGTGCGGTTGGCTAAAAGACAAGTTCGGCGTGTCATGGCAGATTGTTCCCACCGTTTTAAATGAAATGATCAGCGATCCCGATCCTGAAAAATCACAAAGAGTGATGAAAGCCCTGCTGCAAACAGAGAAAAAAATTAATATTGAAACGTTAAAGCACGCTTATGAGGGCAAATAA
- a CDS encoding methionine ABC transporter permease, whose translation MIAAINEFLDRWGDQIGQATVETFQMTSIALAIAVAIGLPLGILLVLTRPGASLSNRWVYQILNAIINIIRSIPFIILLFFILPFTKWVVGTSIGVTGVIVPLVVYTAPYIARLMESALLEVDRGVLEAYESMGIPTHKIIWHVMVREARPSIVLGLTIATIGLIGATAMAGLVGGGGLGDLAYRFGHLRYEADVMYVTVILLILLVQGLQSIGNRLAATLKKD comes from the coding sequence ATGATCGCCGCGATCAACGAATTTCTTGACCGATGGGGAGATCAAATCGGGCAAGCGACGGTGGAAACCTTCCAGATGACGTCGATTGCCCTAGCGATCGCGGTGGCGATTGGCTTACCACTAGGGATATTGCTGGTACTCACCCGACCGGGAGCAAGCCTTTCCAATCGTTGGGTTTATCAAATCCTAAACGCCATTATCAATATCATCCGTTCGATTCCCTTTATCATTCTCCTATTCTTTATCCTACCTTTTACCAAATGGGTCGTTGGAACCAGCATCGGCGTCACAGGCGTAATTGTTCCGCTAGTGGTCTACACCGCTCCCTATATTGCCCGCTTGATGGAATCGGCGTTGTTGGAAGTGGATCGCGGGGTGTTGGAAGCGTATGAATCGATGGGCATCCCCACCCACAAAATCATCTGGCATGTGATGGTGCGAGAGGCCCGTCCCTCGATTGTGCTGGGATTGACCATCGCCACCATCGGCCTGATCGGCGCTACAGCGATGGCCGGTTTGGTCGGTGGCGGCGGATTGGGCGACCTTGCCTATCGCTTTGGCCACCTCCGCTATGAAGCCGATGTGATGTATGTGACCGTCATTTTGCTGATCCTATTGGTACAAGGATTGCAATCAATCGGAAACCGTCTGGCAGCCACCTTGAAAAAGGATTGA
- a CDS encoding SRPBCC family protein codes for MTHTFDKRTDSASKVIAASPHTIYQAFLDPEALVSWLPPKGMKGHLYSFDAQEGGTYRMSLTYVEPDPSIAGKTSEHSDVVQGRFLELVPNERIVQLVEFDSEDPAFAGRMTMTWTLTAVQESTEVTIVCENVPKGIQQEDHEAGMRSTLENLATYIVTQP; via the coding sequence TTGACCCATACGTTCGACAAGAGAACGGACTCTGCATCGAAAGTAATTGCCGCATCTCCACACACCATTTATCAAGCGTTTTTAGACCCGGAAGCCTTGGTTTCATGGCTGCCGCCGAAGGGCATGAAAGGTCATCTTTATTCGTTTGACGCGCAAGAAGGAGGAACCTATCGAATGTCCCTCACCTATGTCGAACCGGACCCCTCAATAGCTGGAAAAACATCAGAACACTCGGATGTTGTCCAAGGACGATTCTTGGAACTGGTCCCGAACGAACGGATCGTGCAGCTGGTTGAATTTGATTCCGAGGACCCTGCGTTTGCAGGCCGAATGACCATGACATGGACGCTGACAGCCGTCCAGGAAAGCACCGAAGTCACCATCGTTTGTGAGAACGTGCCCAAAGGCATACAGCAGGAAGATCACGAAGCCGGTATGCGATCAACCTTGGAGAATCTCGCTACCTACATCGTGACACAGCCATAA
- the codB gene encoding cytosine permease gives MSDQQNPANRDFALSPVAPSHRRGFWAMFAVMLGFTFFSASMISGGTLGTGLTIKDFLIVILFGNLILGAYTGLLGYIAASTGLSTHLLARYAFGEKGSYLASFLLGITQVGWFGVGVTMFALPVQKVTGINISILIVVAGLLMTVTAYFGIKALTILSFIAVPAITLLGSLSVFRAVDSIGGWDELIRYQPTDTLSLAAALTIVIGSFISGGTLTPDFARFAKTKGISVITTVIAFFIGNSLMFAFGAAGAVATGESDIAEVMFLQGLIIPAIIVLGLNIWTTNDNALYASGLGFSNITKLPKTVTVIFNGILGTVMALWLYYHFIDWLTFLGSTLPPIGAIILTDYFLIRRGKIGPWSEATFQMINWVAILAWIGGVILAIFAPGIPPLNAILGSGILYAILTLITAKKEKVYAD, from the coding sequence ATGAGCGACCAACAAAATCCCGCAAACCGAGACTTTGCCTTATCCCCGGTAGCCCCTTCCCACCGCCGGGGATTTTGGGCGATGTTTGCGGTGATGCTCGGCTTTACCTTTTTTTCAGCTAGCATGATTTCCGGAGGAACACTGGGTACCGGATTAACGATAAAAGATTTTTTGATCGTGATCCTGTTCGGTAACTTGATCCTCGGGGCTTACACCGGCTTGTTGGGCTATATCGCAGCAAGCACCGGACTATCCACTCATTTGCTGGCCCGTTACGCCTTTGGCGAAAAAGGCTCTTATCTCGCTTCCTTTTTGCTAGGAATCACACAAGTGGGTTGGTTTGGGGTCGGAGTCACCATGTTTGCCTTGCCGGTACAAAAAGTGACCGGGATAAACATTTCTATCTTGATCGTCGTTGCCGGCCTCTTGATGACTGTCACCGCTTATTTCGGGATAAAAGCGTTAACCATTCTCAGCTTTATCGCCGTTCCCGCCATTACCCTATTGGGAAGCCTCTCCGTCTTTCGGGCGGTCGACTCTATCGGTGGATGGGACGAGCTGATCCGGTACCAGCCGACGGACACCCTATCACTGGCGGCAGCTTTGACGATTGTGATCGGCTCTTTTATCAGCGGTGGAACGTTGACGCCTGACTTTGCCCGCTTCGCTAAAACGAAAGGGATTAGTGTCATTACGACTGTTATCGCCTTTTTTATCGGTAACTCCCTCATGTTCGCCTTTGGCGCCGCCGGTGCAGTAGCTACCGGTGAATCGGATATCGCGGAAGTGATGTTTTTACAAGGACTGATCATTCCCGCCATTATCGTGCTGGGATTAAATATCTGGACAACCAACGATAATGCGTTATACGCCTCTGGGCTCGGTTTTTCCAACATCACTAAGCTCCCTAAAACCGTCACCGTCATATTTAACGGCATACTGGGCACGGTAATGGCGTTGTGGCTTTATTATCATTTTATCGACTGGCTCACCTTTCTCGGATCTACCTTGCCGCCGATCGGGGCGATCATTCTGACCGACTATTTCCTCATCCGGCGCGGTAAAATTGGCCCGTGGTCCGAGGCAACCTTTCAAATGATCAATTGGGTGGCGATCCTTGCCTGGATCGGTGGCGTGATCCTCGCAATATTTGCTCCTGGAATCCCACCGTTAAATGCAATCCTGGGATCCGGTATCCTTTATGCTATACTCACATTGATCACTGCGAAAAAGGAGAAGGTATATGCTGATTAA
- a CDS encoding cysteine dioxygenase, translating into MNLAQQLRDFLESVEQPCTRKVEKAIQTTGCTLERIAPFIKGPGDRLKYGRNVILRSDLFEGLVINLPGGVATPVHDHGESMGCVYVISGAFINRLYMVEENSSKVMPFSESRVDKGESLFIERGVIHSMYNPGKERMISLHVYFPPLSGNRIYPSEVVESF; encoded by the coding sequence ATGAATTTAGCTCAACAATTGCGCGATTTTCTTGAGTCGGTTGAGCAGCCTTGTACCAGGAAGGTGGAAAAAGCGATCCAAACGACTGGTTGTACACTTGAACGGATCGCTCCATTTATCAAGGGACCCGGAGATCGATTAAAATACGGAAGAAATGTAATTCTGCGTTCGGATTTATTTGAGGGCCTTGTTATCAACCTGCCTGGGGGAGTGGCGACTCCCGTTCATGACCACGGTGAATCGATGGGATGTGTTTACGTCATTTCCGGTGCCTTTATCAATCGCTTATACATGGTGGAAGAGAATTCGTCGAAAGTGATGCCATTTTCGGAAAGCCGGGTTGACAAAGGGGAATCCCTTTTCATTGAGCGGGGAGTGATCCACTCCATGTACAATCCGGGAAAAGAGCGGATGATTTCCCTTCATGTCTATTTTCCACCGCTTAGCGGTAACCGCATTTATCCTTCAGAAGTGGTTGAGAGTTTTTGA